A section of the Castanea sativa cultivar Marrone di Chiusa Pesio chromosome 12, ASM4071231v1 genome encodes:
- the LOC142618266 gene encoding TMV resistance protein N-like produces the protein MDTKMPSSSTSYGHQWKYHVFLSFRGKDTRKSFTDHLYTALKQKGISTFKDDENLERGKLISTELLRAIEESMFAIVILSKKYASSTWCLDELVKIMECRKKMRLIVLPIFYDVDPFDVRKQTRTFAQAFVKHEICFKENIKKVQTWRVALREVANLSGWSLNDRHESEFIEDIVQAILHKLSYAFPRDTKGLVGIDAPVEELMSLLAIGSNDVRIIGVWGMGGIGKTTLARFVYWLIFNDFQGGSFITNIREESEKHGLLPSQQKLICEILRERSMNIRDVDDGVLMIKNRLCHKRIILVLDDVNQFNQLKKLAGEPNWFGAGSRVIITTRDKHLLIRHKVCGIYEVKGLKDDDALHLFSLNSFNKDHPTQDYLKLSKQCVNYAQGLPLAIEVLGSFLFNRSKEEWESALDRLKEFPVEEMSKILQISFDGLHRVEQEIFLHMACFFNMKDKDYVVEILDCLGLHPKIGLNVLIEKSLLQEYENKFCMHELLQKMGQDIIHREYPQEPRKWSRLWRHKDIHNVLMKNMEAEAVQGIVLVLPKMHELGELQKSVEAHWNLEAFSKLPNLKLLIIHGVHLPHGPKHLPNDLRYLDWSRYPSKSLPSSFQPNELVELRMCDSKIVRLWNGIKHFGKLKFIKLEDSLDLITTPDVTGVPNLEKLDVKGCKNLIEIHPSIVVHKRLTHLNLEGCHNLNTLPSKFEMESLEILILSGCSKIRRIPEFMGNMISLSKLHLDRTAITKLPSSIAHLTNLASLHLRDCKNLVCLPSIICSFKSLEDVNLAGCSKLDNLPEDLWNLESLEELDVSGIALRELTSSIVLSRNLKRLSFRGCKESPPKLWNKLFSFNLMPRGSLNPMSLLSPSFPGLCYLKKLDLSDCNLQTIPNDFGYLSSLSCLNLSENTFDCLPESIIQLSKLTHIYLRNCTRLRSLPQFPSSTWMVDGCSSLKPLPNRLTLDKFCQPRLFLFNCFDLADNLGRSDMFFRMLSVVLCMFQDIDKESIESTLAAIFGIVIPGSEIPRWFSHQSVGATVNAQVTHLNKNVLSKWIGMAVCVVFSGRNLHPNNHVLSNYLYLSCEILVNKHEGATISEILGKKSIQIKSDHLWLFYLPPQNFNENGRALLSQIDENGFIQIEVRFDCPVLQCLEVKKCGFRLVFEQDIEDIRYMMAHSSNNTCITPYEGLDVHHDFDNSAEAIKIKGSHDKDDVAGPSSEGRLGSSFDVPLSKKIERYIKDVWLMVTSIILTLIMVTLIARIVMKVARDW, from the exons ATGGATACAAAAATGCCATCTTCTTCCACTTCTTATGGCCATCAGTGGAAGTATCATGTTTTTCTAAGTTTCAGAGGAAAGGATACTCGTAAAAGTTTTACAGATCATCTATATACTGCGTTGAAACAAAAAGGTATCTCCACCTTCAAGGATGATGAAAATCTCGAGAGAGGAAAACTTATTTCCACTGAGCTTTTAAGAGCAATTGAAGAATCGATGTTTGCTATTGTCATTCTCTCAAAAAAGTACGCATCTTCAACTTGGTGCTTAGATGAACTTGTAAAGATTATGGAATGCAGAAAAAAGATGAGACTAATAGTGTTGCCCATTTTTTACGATGTGGATCCATTTGATGTACGGAAACAGACAAGAACTTTTGCACAAGCATTTGTTAAACATGAGATATGTTTTAAAGAGAATATAAAGAAAGTTCAGACGTGGAGAGTTGCTTTGAGAGAAGTGGCCAATCTCTCTGGATGGTCTTTAAATGATAG GCATGAGTCAGAATTTATCGAAGATATTGTGCAAGCGATATTGCACAAATTAAGTTATGCATTCCCAAGAGATACCAAAGGTTTAGTAGGAATAGATGCTCCAGTGGAGGAATTGATGTCGCTTTTGGCTATAGGATCGAATGATGTTCGCATAATAGGGGTTTGGGGGATGGGGGGAATTGGTAAGACAACCCTTGCTAGATTTGTCTATTGGCTgatttttaatgattttcaaggtGGTAGTTTTATCACTAATATTAGAGAAGAATCTGAAAAGCATGGTTTGCTTCCATCACAACAAAAACttatttgtgaaattttaagGGAAAGAAGCATGAATATACGTGATGTTGATGACGGAGTTCTTATGATCAAGAATAGGTTATGTCATAAAAGGATTATTCTTGTCCTTGACGATGTAAATCAATTCAACCAGTTGAAAAAGTTAGCTGGAGAGCCAAATTGGTTTGGTGCAGGTAGTAGAGTTATAATAACAACAAGAGATAAGCATTTGTTGATAAGACATAAAGTATGTGGAATATACGAAGTTAAAGGATTGAAAGATGATGATGCTCTTCATCTTTTTAGTTTGAATTCTTTTAACAAAGATCATCCTACTCAAGATTATTTAAAGTTGTCTAAACAGTGTGTGAATTATGCACAAGGTCTTCCTCTAGCTATTGAGGTTTTGGGTTCTTTTTTGTTCAATAGAAGTAAGGAGGAATGGGAAAGTGCATTAGATAGGCTCAAAGAATTTCCGGTAGAAGAAATGAGCAAAATACttcaaataagttttgatgGACTTCATAGAGTGGAACAAGAAATATTTCTACATATGGCATGTTTCTTTAATATGAAAGACAAAGATTATGTAGTAGAAATACTTGATTGTCTTGGTCTTCACCCTAAAATTGGATTAAATGTTCTTATTGAAAAGTCTCTCTTGCAAGagtatgaaaataaattttgtatgCATGAATTACTGCAAAAAATGGGTCAAGATATAATTCATCGAGAGTATCCTCAAGAACCTAGGAAGTGGAGCAGATTGTGGCGACATAAGGATATTCACAATGTGCTGATGAAAAACATG GAAGCAGAAGCAGTTCAGGGCATAGTCCTTGTACTTCCGAAGATGCATGAATTGGGTGAACTACAAAAATCTGTAGAGGCACATTGGAACCTTGAAGCCTTTTCAAAGTTGCCTAACCTTAAGTTGCTTATAATTCATGGCGTTCACCTTCCACATGGTCCGAAACATCTTCCTAATGACTTAAGATATCTTGATTGGAGTAGATATCCTTCAAAATCTTTGCCATCAAGTTTCCAACCAAATGAGCTTGTTGAACTTCGCATGTGCGATAGCAAAATTGTTCGACTTTGGAATGGAATAAAg CATTTTGGCAAGCTAAAGTTCATCAAATTGGAAGACTCCTTAGACCTCATTACAACCCCTGACGTCACTGGAGTCCCAAATCTTGAGAAATTAGATGTTAAAGGTTgtaaaaatttgattgaaattcaCCCATCTATTGTAGTTCATAAAAGGCTTACTCATCTCAACCTAGAAGGTTGCCATAACCTTAATACTCTTCCAAGTAAGTTTGAAATGGAGTCTCTTGAGATTCTTATCCTTTCAGGTTGTTCAAAAATCAGGAGAATTCCAGAATTTATGGGAAATATGATAAGCTTATCAAAACTTCACTTAGATAGAACTGCTATTACAAAACTTCCCTCTTCAATTGCACATTTGACTAATCTTGCTTCATTGCATTTAAGAGATTGCAAAAATCTTGTATGTCTTCCTAGTATCATTTGTAGCTTCAAGTCGCTTGAAGATGTCAATTTGGCTGGATGCTCGAAGCTTGATAATCTACCAGAGGACTTGTGGAATCTTGAAAGTCTAGAGGAGCTCGATGTGAGTGGAATAGCTTTAAGAGAGCTTACTTCCTCTATTGTTCTCTCAAGAAATCTTAAAAGATTATCTTTTCGGGGATGTAAAGAGTCACCGCCTAAACTTTGGAATAAGCTTTTCTCCTTTAATTTAATGCCACGAGGAAGCCTAAATCCTATGAGCTTGTTATCACCTTCTTTTCCAGGTTTGTGTTATTTAAAGAAATTGGATTTGAGTGATTGTAATCTCCAAACAATCCCAAATGATTTTGGTTACTTATCCTCTTTAAGTTGTTTAAATCTAAGTGAAAATACTTTTGATTGTCTTCCTGAAAGTATCATTCAATTATCTAAACTGACACATATTTATTTGAGGAATTGCACAAGACTTCGTTCATTGCCACAATTTCCATCAAGCACTTGGATGGTTGATGGTTGTAGCTCATTGAAACCATTACCAAATCGATTAACACTTGACAAATTTTGCCAACCACGTCTTTTCCTCTTCAATTGCTTCGATTTGGCTGATAATCTAGGTCGGAGTGACATGTTCTTTAGAATGCTATCAGTAGTTc TTTGTATGTTTCAGGATATTGACAAGGAATCTATAGAATCTACTTTGGCAGCTATCTTTGGTATTGTTATTCCAGGGAGTGAAATACCGAGGTGGTTTAGCCATCAAAGTGTGGGGGCTACAGTGAATGCACAAGTAACTCATCTGAACAAAAATGTTTTGTCTAAGTGGATTGGAATGGCTGTGTGTGTTGTTTTTTCAGGCCGTAATCTTCATCCAAACAATCATGTTTTATCTAACTATCTTTATTTGTCATGTGAGATTCTAGTCAATAAACATGAAGGTGCAACCATTTCTGAAATCTTGGGCAAGAAATCTATTCAGATTAAATCAGATCACCTTTGGCTATTCTATTTACCCCCACAAAATTTTAATGAGAATGGGAGAGCATTATTGAGTCAAATTGATGAGAATGGATTCATTCAAATAGAGGTTAGATTTGATTGCCCTGTTTTGCAATGCTTGGAGGTTAAGAAATGTGGGTTTCGCCTAGTATTCGAGCAAGACATTGAAGATATCAGATATATGATGGCTCATTCCAGCAACAACACTTGCATCACTCCTTATGAGGGTTTGGATGTTCATCATGATTTTGACAATTCAGCAGAAGCTATCAAAATTAAGGGAAGTCATGATAAAGACGACGTGGCAGGACCTAGTAGTGAAGGCAGGTTAGGAAGCTCTTTTGATGTACCACTCtcaaagaaaattgaaagataTATAAAGGATGTATGGCTCATGGTAACTTCGATTATATTAACTCTAATTATGGTGACTCTGATTGCAAGGATTGTAATGAAGGTGGCCAGGGACTGGTAA